A segment of the Lolium perenne isolate Kyuss_39 chromosome 3, Kyuss_2.0, whole genome shotgun sequence genome:
AATTTCAACCTTACCTAGACGCCCGTTCTCCATGATTTGATCATCTCCACTGTAATAAAGCCTTTTCTGATGTacaaacacacatttttcatggGGCACCACCGCACTGTCAAATCCATTCCCGGCGATGATCAGTTATCAGCATGCATGACGTGTCCGCCATTCACACAATAAGTTAACCTATATATATACCCATTGCAATCAAGATCTGCTCCAACCTATGTGTCCACTTAGCCGCACATGCATGAACATACCTAACAAAAAATTGGAGATAACATAGATATATGTCTGGTCTTACATTACATGTGCACGTATCGATTTTGATCCCTACGTGCGTGTACGTACGTAGATATTTCGAACGATCCCAGAATATGTATATTCTCAAAGCCCCAATCGGTCCCAACCAGCTAGGCACAATCGCTATCAAGGTGTCGAAACTAAAACGCAAAGGAAAAGGCTAGCTAGTGTTATACCACAAGATTCAAAGGACGTGTAGTGACGTATCATGGACAAGATTATTCCATCAGGCTGAAATTAAATTAAGGACACCTTATGATCATACGGCAGGACGTACTGCAACGAAAGGTCAAAGGTTATGTCATACATGCCGCTCATTTCCTCCTCCCACCCCTGAGGGTCGGCAGCCCTCCCCGGCCTTCGTCTCCCCTCTTCCCTGGCGTCGTCCTTGTGCATGTGCAGACATGGGAGGCTGGAGCGGATTGTACATAAAGATGTAGGGTGTGCCGGTAGCGGGATTTATGCACTGTAGGTGGAGCAGAACTCGAGATCTTGCCGGCCAGATCTTGGACGACCTAGGGTTCATTCTCTTTGCTCTACGGCTCCTTTGGTCGGAGCGTGACATAGAGGCAGTGGGTGCCATCTCCTTCAATAAAGTCGTGGCTTGTGGCCACCTCGGGGCGTGGGGGCGATGTGCGGTAGGAGGTCATGCCCGACTCCGCAATCTTTGGCCAAAAGGATGGCCCATCTAGATAACTAAATGACGTCCTTCACAACCTCTAGAGCGGAGGTCCCTCTCAGAGCTTCTCATCGGAACTAGAGCGTTCTCACTGCCAAGTGGTGCGTCCTCTAGGCGGCCGGCGATGAAGGCTCGGCTCCGGTGGAGAGAACCAAGGGCCCGACTGATTTTTCTATTTTTCAAGGTCCTTTATGCAATTATGTAGGGCTATGTTGTATTTTCACTTTTGTTCAGGGTCTACCACCGGTGATAATATAATTTGCAGCTCTCGTGGTCCTTGTAGACCCCCCCGTTCAGAGAAAAAGTTATGTCCTTTTTCTTATTTTCTCCCTTCTTATGGTGGAGCAAAGATTGAACAGTACGACCGGATTGAGCTGATTCCATGCCCAAACGGTAAGGCCGCGTACGTACAAGTAAGACAACAGAAACGCATATCGTACGTAAGTACTTTCCTAATCTCAACTTCTCAACATGATTGATGCAAGTATATACGTTCCTTCTTCCTTGTATGTACGAAATCAGTAAGTATATACGTATGGGTCCTGTTATGATCAAACTCCAACTGACGTGTGCGCGGTACTTTGTGCCTAACAAATAAACAACATAACAAAATTAATGTAACCATAAATCGAACTTTGTGTAGTGACATGTCAAATCAAACAATTGAAGTATGTGTAGACAATATATCAAAACATGTACACCGAACAATTTACATGGAAAATAATGTGCAAAATTTTATTATTTCATCTCATATGCATGATACCATCTTGATATAACAGATACAAGTTTGGGGGGCTTGAGAACCCTTGTTTATCTCGTCTCCTCGCCCTCTACCATACGGAGGGATTATCACAAACGAGGAAATTACAAGCAAGCATGTGCATGCAGGCAGCTAGAAAAACTCGAGACCCACATGGCAGTGAAACAATCGACCGGCGCCACGTATTTATCACATGCATCCGCAACAGCTAGGCTCGCGCGTGCGtgttcgcggcggcggcggcggaagcggccgGGACGATGGATCTCTCGCTAGCGCTAGCCCCGGCGGCGGACGCAGTTGTCGGGCGTGGTGGACTGCTGCATCCGGAGCTGCTCGTAGAAGCGCTTGATGAAGCTGTCGGCCTCGGCGTCGACGCGCTCGTCGACGCCCTCGGGCTCGACGGGGAAGGGCGAGTCGGTGACGCGCAGCTGGCGCGCGCCGGCCGGGCAGCGACCGCGGCTGAGGGCAAGCAGCGGCGACGGCGTGGCCCCGGTGGCTCCCGGTGTCTCCCCGCCGTTGGCCTGCGCGTTCATCATCTCGAAGGCGGCGGCCACGGTGGCGGCGTCGAGCCCGCCGAGGCTGCTGCCGCCCCGGCCCCTGCCGCGGCCGATCTTGAACGGGAAGGCGATGGCCGGGCTGGCCGCGGCGTAGAGCGGCGTGGTGTCGCAGCTGAACTCGACGTCCCGCGGGTTGTGCTGGTACATGGTGAGCGCGGACGGGGACGCGccggcggcggccgccgcggcGGCGAGGTGGTGGGGCTGCGGGTGGTGGGCGAGGTGGGCGCGGAGGGCGCGGCCGGCGAGCTTGCCGCGgccgaggaggaggtggaggtccaTCATGAGGCGCTTGCGGCAGAGGCCCTTGCGCAGCATGTGGTACACGGCGCGGAGCACCCGCAGCAGGCGCTTCCCGAGCccggcctcctcctccgtcgCCCCTCCCCCGCTGCCGCTGCCGGCCGGCTGTATCCTCCTGTCGGTCGCCATCGCCACCACCGGCAGAAGATCGACTAGCTAGAGATCGGTGGATGACGAGCACCGCAATGCAGACGATCGATCTCGCTTTGCAAGCGTCGCGTCACCGAGATCGAGGAGCTGGCTGGCTCTTGGTGGTGTTGCTTTGCTAGGGATTGATTGGAGTGGAAGAGCTTTTGCTGTGGAGTGCTTTGCTTGGCTAGGTGGTGAATGGAACGAATGGGAAGAGGAGGGCGGGGCGGTATTTAAAGGCGAGGCCGCGCGCGCGAGGGAGGGCGTGGTGGGGTGTGGGGCCCGCGGCCGGATGGGACACTTAAGAATTAAGGAAAGAGGATGAGTCATCAGTGTAACGTTGGTTGTGGTTGTGTGGCGTCTGTGCCGAGTGCTGTGGCTAAGCTAACCTAAAGCCAAGCACTGTTTGAACCGCCATCGTCCTGTAGTGACTACCCAGCCGCAAGACTAAGAAAATGTAGCTGATCAGCCGCCTCTTctaaacctttttttttttttgacaattcaaaatattattcattgatatcaaATACAGATTACAGAAAGTAATGTGCATGGATGCACATTTAGATTGCTGATAACAGCAATTACAGGGCACTGATCTGAGGGATGTTTAGTACAATTGTAAAGGCAAACCCCTATTCTATGTATATTGAATGCTTCTTGAGCC
Coding sequences within it:
- the LOC127341834 gene encoding uncharacterized protein, whose translation is MATDRRIQPAGSGSGGGATEEEAGLGKRLLRVLRAVYHMLRKGLCRKRLMMDLHLLLGRGKLAGRALRAHLAHHPQPHHLAAAAAAAGASPSALTMYQHNPRDVEFSCDTTPLYAAASPAIAFPFKIGRGRGRGGSSLGGLDAATVAAAFEMMNAQANGGETPGATGATPSPLLALSRGRCPAGARQLRVTDSPFPVEPEGVDERVDAEADSFIKRFYEQLRMQQSTTPDNCVRRRG